One Paenibacillus thermoaerophilus genomic region harbors:
- a CDS encoding glycerate kinase: MKIIVAPDSFKGSLSAIQICAAIRAGIQRVEPDADIMEMPVADGGEGTVEGMLHACGGTLVKANVSGPLGEPVNAAYGILPDGTAIIETAAASGLPLVSAEDRNPLIASTYGTGELIADALNRGCRKFIIGLGGSATNDGGTGLLEALGVRFYDADGDPLSRGGGELRRLASFDMTGIDPRIRESSFVLATDVTNPLCGPDGAAAVFAPQKGATPEMIEVLEAGLLRFAEVIRNGLNLDVLSVPGGGAAGGMGAGLYAFLKAALQPGIDILMEKADFRNRLADADLVITGEGKLDRQTLSGKVIAGICREAKQAGVPVIALCGGMELSAEQMDQIGLTAGFSIVQRPCSLQEAFQHTAEWVEQTASQVLRVTRMKGFVK; the protein is encoded by the coding sequence ATGAAAATTATCGTCGCCCCGGACTCCTTCAAGGGGTCTCTGTCCGCCATACAAATTTGCGCCGCCATCCGCGCCGGCATCCAACGGGTCGAACCCGATGCCGACATCATGGAAATGCCTGTGGCCGACGGCGGCGAAGGCACCGTGGAGGGTATGCTTCATGCCTGCGGCGGCACCCTGGTGAAGGCGAACGTATCCGGGCCGTTGGGAGAACCGGTTAACGCCGCCTACGGCATTTTGCCGGACGGTACCGCGATTATCGAAACCGCCGCCGCTTCCGGGTTGCCTCTCGTAAGCGCCGAGGATCGAAATCCCCTGATCGCTTCCACTTACGGAACCGGAGAGCTGATTGCGGATGCGCTGAACCGCGGATGCCGGAAGTTCATTATTGGTTTGGGTGGAAGCGCCACCAACGACGGAGGGACGGGACTGCTGGAAGCGCTGGGCGTCCGGTTTTACGATGCGGACGGCGATCCGCTCTCCCGCGGGGGCGGCGAGCTGCGGCGTCTGGCGTCGTTCGATATGACGGGCATCGATCCCCGCATCCGCGAAAGCTCGTTCGTGCTCGCGACCGATGTGACGAATCCGTTGTGCGGCCCCGATGGAGCCGCAGCGGTATTCGCCCCGCAAAAAGGAGCGACGCCCGAAATGATCGAGGTGCTGGAGGCGGGACTTCTGCGCTTCGCCGAGGTGATCCGGAACGGCCTGAACCTGGACGTCCTTTCCGTCCCCGGAGGCGGCGCGGCCGGCGGCATGGGGGCCGGTCTGTATGCGTTCCTGAAGGCGGCCTTGCAGCCGGGCATTGACATTTTGATGGAGAAGGCCGACTTCCGCAACCGGCTGGCGGATGCCGATCTGGTGATAACCGGAGAAGGCAAGCTGGACCGGCAGACGCTCTCCGGCAAAGTAATTGCCGGCATCTGCCGGGAAGCGAAGCAAGCCGGCGTCCCGGTCATCGCTCTGTGCGGGGGAATGGAGCTATCCGCCGAACAGATGGACCAGATTGGCCTGACGGCCGGATTCTCTATTGTACAACGCCCCTGCTCGTTGCAAGAGGCTTTCCAGCATACGGCGGAATGGGTCGAACAGACCGCCTCGCAAGTGCTTAGAGTCACCCGGATGAAGGGTTTTGTCAAATAA
- a CDS encoding glycosyltransferase family 4 protein, with translation MEKWKRVLEDMGHRVYYLAGSLGEQDGIVIEELHYQHPVNHQFVANAYEKLADYADAESFRDDVLAFAARTEAALCLAIDRYRLDVLVPNNIWSLGWGLPAAIAFAEAARKKNITCVAHNHDFHWERSRYGNPTNIYVSEWLRRYFPPALPRASHAVINKIAQDELHKRTGLQSVVVPNVFDFSTPAWTVDEYNGDFRQAIGVKDSDILILQATRIAERKAIELAIDLAAELGKPNHLSRLRDKPLYDGRRMVEDGEIVLVLAGLPESSDWYREGLVRRAEKKHVKLLHVNDRIEATRLTRGGRKMYSLWDAYVHADLITYPSVLEGWGNQFLEGLFAKKPMVVYEYPVYGTDIKPCGFDIVSLGDTHRVDADGFVSVERDVIERAARESLRYLLDGDFRHAATERNFRLGERHFSFDVLKTILSRWF, from the coding sequence ATGGAGAAGTGGAAACGGGTTCTGGAAGACATGGGCCACCGTGTATATTATCTCGCCGGAAGCCTGGGGGAACAGGACGGAATTGTGATCGAAGAGCTGCATTATCAGCACCCGGTCAACCATCAATTTGTCGCCAATGCGTATGAGAAGCTGGCCGATTACGCGGACGCCGAATCGTTCCGTGACGATGTGCTGGCCTTTGCGGCCCGCACCGAAGCCGCGCTGTGCCTCGCCATCGACCGTTATCGGCTGGATGTGCTCGTGCCGAACAACATCTGGTCGCTAGGGTGGGGGCTTCCCGCCGCGATCGCGTTTGCGGAAGCAGCCCGCAAAAAGAATATCACCTGCGTGGCCCACAATCACGATTTTCATTGGGAACGTTCCCGGTACGGCAACCCGACCAACATCTACGTGAGCGAATGGCTGCGGCGTTATTTCCCTCCCGCCCTTCCCCGGGCATCGCATGCCGTCATCAATAAGATCGCCCAGGACGAACTGCATAAACGCACCGGGCTTCAGTCCGTCGTGGTGCCGAACGTCTTCGATTTTTCGACGCCGGCTTGGACGGTGGACGAATATAACGGGGACTTCCGGCAGGCGATCGGCGTGAAGGACAGCGACATCCTAATCCTTCAGGCTACCCGCATCGCCGAACGCAAAGCGATCGAGCTGGCCATCGATCTGGCGGCCGAACTGGGCAAGCCGAACCATCTGAGCCGGTTGAGGGACAAGCCGCTCTATGACGGCAGAAGGATGGTGGAGGACGGAGAGATCGTGCTGGTGCTGGCCGGGCTTCCGGAATCGTCCGATTGGTATAGGGAAGGGCTCGTCCGGAGAGCCGAGAAAAAGCATGTAAAGCTGCTTCACGTCAACGACAGGATCGAAGCGACCCGTCTGACCCGCGGCGGCCGGAAAATGTATTCCCTCTGGGATGCCTATGTTCATGCGGATTTGATCACGTACCCAAGCGTGCTGGAAGGATGGGGCAATCAATTCCTCGAAGGCTTGTTCGCCAAGAAGCCGATGGTGGTATACGAATATCCGGTTTATGGAACGGATATCAAGCCTTGCGGGTTCGACATCGTATCCCTCGGCGACACCCACCGCGTCGATGCGGATGGCTTCGTTAGCGTGGAGCGGGATGTCATCGAGAGAGCGGCCCGCGAATCCCTTCGTTATTTGCTGGATGGGGATTTTCGCCATGCGGCGACGGAGCGCAATTTCCGGCTGGGTGAGCGGCATTTCTCCTTCGATGTTTTGAAAACGATTCTTTCCCGGTGGTTTTGA
- a CDS encoding LacI family DNA-binding transcriptional regulator, with protein MKTYTIKDVAHLSGVSVRTVSRVINNDPHVKAETREKVLKVIAETGFEANLLAKSLREKRTNTLIAFVDQHRGQFWGAFHNEMLQEMMKEARRSGYRMVISSSSADSYTEDENDGFYLLKHGMADGAVMFDTKEKDKRVEYLRSKKVPFVILGKDRDHFDTSYVDLDNVYAGYLAAQYLVSKGRKHILFMLGNRDYIVNQERAEGIRRYLAENPDPGRQARIEYDVGNIEQAYSRTKEALAGTPRPDAIFISGDERAIGVYRAVYEQNLRIPDQVAVLGIDKIAMGAFYHPPITTIDQQIPAMAQTALRILFQQLDGSGQNGMRTLIAPSICERQSV; from the coding sequence GTGAAAACTTATACCATTAAAGATGTGGCGCATCTGTCCGGGGTTTCCGTCCGAACCGTATCCAGGGTAATCAACAATGACCCCCATGTAAAAGCCGAGACCCGCGAGAAAGTTCTCAAAGTGATCGCCGAGACCGGTTTTGAGGCGAATCTGCTGGCGAAGAGCTTGCGGGAGAAGCGGACGAATACCTTGATCGCTTTCGTCGATCAGCATCGGGGCCAATTCTGGGGAGCCTTCCATAACGAGATGCTGCAGGAGATGATGAAGGAAGCCCGCCGCAGCGGCTACCGGATGGTTATCTCGTCCTCCTCCGCGGACAGTTACACGGAAGACGAGAACGACGGATTTTATCTCTTGAAGCATGGAATGGCCGACGGAGCCGTCATGTTCGATACGAAAGAGAAAGACAAGCGGGTCGAATATTTGCGCAGCAAAAAGGTTCCGTTCGTCATTCTCGGCAAAGACCGCGACCATTTCGACACTTCATACGTCGATCTGGATAACGTGTACGCCGGGTATCTAGCCGCCCAGTATCTGGTCTCGAAAGGACGCAAGCATATCCTGTTTATGCTCGGCAACCGCGATTACATCGTCAATCAGGAACGGGCGGAGGGCATCCGGCGCTATCTGGCGGAAAATCCGGACCCCGGCCGGCAGGCGCGCATCGAGTACGACGTGGGGAATATCGAGCAAGCCTATTCGCGGACGAAGGAAGCGCTGGCCGGGACGCCAAGGCCGGACGCGATCTTCATATCCGGAGACGAACGCGCAATCGGCGTGTATCGCGCGGTCTACGAGCAAAACCTTCGCATACCGGATCAGGTCGCCGTACTCGGGATCGACAAGATTGCCATGGGTGCGTTCTACCATCCGCCGATTACAACCATCGATCAGCAAATTCCCGCTATGGCTCAAACCGCGCTTCGCATATTGTTCCAGCAGTTGGACGGCAGCGGCCAAAACGGGATGCGGACATTGATCGCCCCTTCCATTTGCGAAAGACAATCCGTATAA
- a CDS encoding C-glycoside deglycosidase beta subunit domain-containing protein — MNRIETKQLGEIFYEMTYVKNSLRNVYCGGERIGFRFNLDNPPLALGGMAIDFKLLLNGEEAESHLVWIRQGRSERNAATISPEQPYTFEVGAPTEWTVLLPGGLPAGEHTIVIVTEQYAFGRRRCPS; from the coding sequence TTGAATCGGATCGAAACCAAGCAATTGGGCGAAATTTTTTACGAAATGACGTATGTCAAAAACAGCTTGCGCAACGTTTATTGCGGAGGGGAACGGATCGGCTTCCGCTTTAATCTGGATAATCCTCCTCTTGCCTTGGGCGGCATGGCGATCGATTTCAAGCTGCTGCTGAACGGGGAGGAAGCGGAATCGCATCTCGTATGGATTCGCCAAGGCCGATCTGAGCGCAATGCGGCCACGATCTCCCCCGAGCAGCCCTATACGTTCGAAGTGGGGGCTCCCACGGAATGGACGGTGTTGCTCCCCGGAGGCCTGCCTGCGGGCGAGCATACGATTGTAATCGTGACCGAACAATATGCGTTCGGCAGGCGGAGGTGTCCGAGCTGA
- the rnhA gene encoding ribonuclease H, whose product MAKTKYYVVWVGRKPGIYTTWAECQEQVHRFEGARFKSYESKAEAEAAFQSGWSGEGGQEAPARPDARSRPASPEQSASYAEQDEIDYDSISVDVGTRGNPGPTEYKGVDTRTGEVLFSYGPVWGTNNLGEFLAIVHALAYLKKLGSSKTVYSDSANAIKWVKQKAVFSTLPRDESTREIWSLVDRAIAWLKTNDYDNKVLKWQTDKWGEIKADYGRK is encoded by the coding sequence ATGGCCAAAACGAAATATTACGTCGTCTGGGTCGGCCGCAAGCCCGGCATCTATACGACCTGGGCGGAATGTCAGGAGCAAGTCCACCGGTTCGAAGGGGCCCGGTTCAAGTCTTATGAGTCCAAAGCCGAGGCGGAAGCGGCGTTTCAGTCCGGCTGGAGCGGCGAAGGGGGACAAGAAGCGCCGGCCCGGCCGGACGCGCGGAGCCGGCCGGCATCCCCGGAGCAGTCGGCTTCATACGCTGAACAAGACGAGATCGATTACGACAGCATCTCCGTCGACGTCGGGACAAGAGGGAACCCTGGGCCGACCGAATATAAAGGCGTCGATACCCGGACGGGGGAGGTGCTGTTCTCGTACGGGCCGGTCTGGGGAACGAACAATCTCGGCGAGTTTCTCGCGATCGTCCACGCTCTGGCGTACCTGAAGAAGTTGGGCAGCTCCAAGACGGTGTACAGCGATTCGGCGAACGCGATCAAATGGGTCAAGCAAAAAGCGGTATTCTCGACGCTCCCGAGGGACGAATCCACCCGCGAGATCTGGAGCCTGGTCGACCGCGCGATCGCCTGGCTGAAAACGAACGACTACGACAACAAGGTATTGAAGTGGCAGACGGACAAATGGGGCGAGATCAAAGCGGACTACGGCCGCAAGTAA
- a CDS encoding DUF445 domain-containing protein — MKSRYLAGLSLAVMATGFVVTLFLPQTFIVRLLQAGFEAGLVGGIADWFAVTALFRHPLGIPIPHTSLLLKNKERIVRSLVSALENELLNKRSIGEKLSRLNLLGLGAAAIARRMASKTFRRGVAEALIPVVRELPLERAVPTLQAGLAGYIARADWKPTAERALTRLMEERYDERAFDYVLREVSRWVVRAETKAMLGKIASSRLAEVRMGGFMGFAVQAFAGFMDEEQLGGILQNMLVAGLRDLQNRDNPYRNEIVRELRVRLFQLADEEERLASLKDWLRDTVQGDGATDFLRSRLEELRALALDKLERERDNGGRGLFAAYRGLIRWLSGRPDWIGGLEKRLRDGVVRLVEENHYRIGELVKENLNRMDDEALVRMLEEKVGKDLQWIRVNGAICGFVIGLALFFVQSI; from the coding sequence ATGAAGTCGAGATATTTGGCCGGCCTATCGCTGGCCGTCATGGCGACGGGATTCGTCGTTACGCTGTTTTTGCCCCAGACGTTTATCGTACGGCTGCTGCAGGCGGGCTTCGAAGCCGGGCTTGTCGGCGGGATCGCCGACTGGTTCGCGGTGACCGCGTTGTTCCGGCATCCGCTGGGGATTCCGATTCCGCATACGTCGCTGCTGCTGAAAAATAAAGAGCGGATCGTCCGCTCGCTCGTATCGGCGCTGGAGAACGAGCTGCTGAACAAACGCAGCATCGGGGAGAAGCTGAGCCGACTGAATCTGCTCGGGTTGGGCGCAGCGGCCATCGCAAGGCGGATGGCGAGCAAAACGTTCCGCCGCGGCGTGGCCGAGGCGCTTATTCCCGTCGTTCGGGAGCTTCCGCTGGAGCGGGCGGTTCCGACGCTGCAGGCCGGGCTGGCCGGTTATATCGCCAGGGCCGATTGGAAGCCGACGGCCGAACGCGCTCTGACTCGACTGATGGAGGAGCGGTACGACGAGAGGGCGTTCGATTACGTGCTGCGCGAGGTGTCGCGCTGGGTGGTCCGGGCGGAGACGAAGGCGATGCTGGGGAAAATCGCAAGCAGCCGGCTTGCCGAGGTTCGGATGGGCGGCTTTATGGGTTTCGCTGTCCAAGCGTTCGCCGGTTTCATGGATGAAGAGCAGCTCGGGGGCATCCTGCAGAACATGCTGGTGGCGGGACTGCGCGATTTGCAGAACCGGGACAATCCGTACCGGAACGAGATCGTTCGGGAACTGCGGGTCCGCCTGTTCCAGCTGGCGGACGAGGAGGAGCGGCTCGCGTCGCTGAAGGACTGGCTGCGCGATACGGTGCAGGGCGACGGGGCGACGGACTTCCTGCGCTCGCGGCTGGAGGAGCTCCGCGCGCTTGCACTGGACAAGCTGGAGCGGGAGCGGGACAACGGCGGACGCGGCCTGTTCGCCGCCTACCGGGGACTGATCCGCTGGCTGTCCGGCCGGCCGGATTGGATCGGCGGGCTGGAGAAGAGGCTGCGGGACGGCGTGGTCCGGCTGGTGGAGGAAAACCATTACCGCATCGGCGAACTGGTCAAGGAAAACCTGAACCGGATGGACGACGAGGCGCTGGTGCGCATGCTGGAGGAGAAGGTCGGCAAAGACTTGCAGTGGATTCGGGTGAACGGCGCGATCTGCGGATTCGTGATCGGTCTCGCGCTGTTTTTCGTCCAGTCGATATGA
- a CDS encoding DUF7594 domain-containing protein — protein MKNRLAQASLTASLVLALAAVAPVPASAATVNCSTSSCLTSALANAQPGDTIVLAAGTTFNGKFVAAAEGTSSAKITLRSASSSNPATLNGTGTGSGYGLHITGDHWVIQDLKVTNSQKGIMLDHANWTLIDNVEVYHIGHEAVHYRDGSSNNVIRNSYIHDTGKAEAGFGEGIYVGSDKGKWSTYIKETDNNRISGVTIGPNVTAEHVDIKEGSTGTIVENSTFNGTGISGANYADSFIDVKGNQAIIRGNTGYRNNNGIIVDAFQMHVQVDGWGQNASFTNNRLYLDNASPYVVNAAGDSSATASGNTRSPSGNMYKGNVTVSGGEPSEDTQAPTVPGGLSATAVSSSRIDLNWLPSSDNVEVSGYDVYRNGSYLKTVSAPSASDTGLSASTTYSYYVRAKDPSGNQSAASQPVSATTLSGGGGGGTSTLQPTDDVYVYEGSNADTNYGTNDNLYLKTDSGKNRIAYLKFSLPGIGSVSSAKLRVYGSASSNTTLSAYETADNWNEGTLTWNNKPAVGSVISGVPIGTADAYHEIDVTAYVRAQAAGDAVASFVLQESVGKYTTLNSSENASNRPELVITP, from the coding sequence GTGAAAAACCGATTGGCGCAAGCAAGCTTGACCGCAAGTTTGGTGTTGGCTCTCGCCGCCGTGGCGCCCGTGCCCGCCTCGGCTGCGACGGTGAATTGCAGCACGAGCAGTTGCCTGACCTCCGCGCTGGCGAATGCGCAGCCCGGCGACACGATCGTGCTGGCGGCGGGGACGACGTTTAACGGCAAATTTGTCGCGGCGGCGGAAGGAACCTCATCCGCCAAAATCACGCTGCGCAGCGCCAGCTCCTCGAATCCGGCGACGCTGAACGGAACGGGGACGGGCAGCGGCTACGGCCTGCACATTACCGGCGATCATTGGGTCATCCAGGACTTGAAGGTGACGAACTCGCAAAAAGGCATTATGCTGGACCATGCCAACTGGACGCTGATCGACAACGTCGAGGTGTACCATATCGGGCATGAGGCGGTGCATTACCGCGACGGCAGCTCGAACAACGTCATCCGGAACTCGTATATTCACGATACGGGCAAAGCCGAAGCGGGCTTCGGCGAAGGCATCTACGTCGGTTCCGACAAGGGCAAATGGTCGACCTACATCAAGGAAACGGACAACAACCGGATTTCCGGGGTGACGATCGGCCCGAACGTCACGGCCGAACACGTCGATATCAAGGAGGGATCGACCGGCACCATCGTCGAAAACTCCACGTTTAACGGAACGGGAATCAGCGGAGCGAATTACGCCGACAGCTTCATCGACGTCAAGGGCAATCAGGCGATTATCCGGGGCAATACCGGCTACCGGAACAATAACGGCATCATCGTCGATGCGTTCCAGATGCACGTGCAGGTTGACGGTTGGGGACAGAACGCCTCCTTCACGAACAACAGGCTGTATCTGGACAACGCGTCGCCGTATGTCGTCAACGCGGCGGGCGATTCGTCCGCAACGGCTTCGGGCAACACCCGCAGTCCTTCCGGCAATATGTACAAAGGCAACGTCACCGTGAGCGGCGGCGAACCGTCGGAAGATACGCAAGCGCCGACGGTTCCGGGCGGACTGTCCGCGACGGCAGTCTCGTCGAGCCGGATCGATCTGAACTGGCTCCCGTCCTCGGACAATGTCGAGGTATCGGGATACGACGTCTACCGCAACGGCAGCTATCTGAAGACCGTATCCGCTCCGTCCGCGAGCGATACGGGATTAAGCGCCTCGACGACGTATTCCTACTATGTCCGGGCCAAGGACCCGTCCGGCAATCAGTCGGCGGCAAGCCAGCCGGTTAGCGCGACCACGCTGTCCGGCGGCGGAGGCGGCGGAACGTCGACGCTTCAACCGACGGACGACGTTTACGTCTACGAAGGCAGCAACGCGGACACGAACTACGGAACGAACGACAACCTGTATCTGAAGACGGACAGCGGCAAAAACCGGATCGCCTATCTGAAGTTCAGCCTGCCGGGAATCGGTTCCGTCAGCAGCGCAAAGCTTCGGGTATACGGCAGCGCCTCCTCCAATACGACCCTGTCCGCTTACGAGACGGCGGATAACTGGAACGAAGGCACCCTCACCTGGAACAACAAGCCGGCGGTCGGTTCCGTCATCAGCGGCGTTCCGATCGGTACGGCCGACGCTTATCACGAGATCGACGTCACCGCGTACGTGCGGGCTCAAGCGGCGGGAGACGCCGTCGCTTCGTTCGTGCTGCAGGAGAGCGTAGGCAAGTATACGACGCTGAACAGCTCGGAGAACGCGTCGAATCGGCCGGAATTGGTCATTACGCCTTAA
- a CDS encoding alpha/beta fold hydrolase gives MGYYIQAEQGVHLFVEDVGSGVPVLFIHGWPLNHLMWEYQVTQLPKYGYRCIQVDLRGYGKSDRPWSGYGYDRMADDIRAVVDALGLTNARLVGFSMGGAIAIRYMSRHNGHGMSRLILAAAAAPSFTMQPDYPYGMSREAVDSLIAGLYANRPQTLDDFGNLFFASNITESFRSWFNALGLSSDARATIAGAEALRDEDLRPDLPRIQTPTYIFHGVMDRVCLFPLALEMHKGIRGSTLVPFQHSGHGLFYDELELFNRSLLTALKE, from the coding sequence ATGGGGTACTACATTCAAGCGGAGCAAGGCGTCCATCTGTTTGTCGAGGACGTCGGCAGCGGCGTACCGGTGCTGTTTATTCACGGATGGCCGCTGAATCATCTCATGTGGGAGTATCAGGTGACGCAGCTCCCTAAATACGGGTACCGCTGCATTCAGGTCGATCTTCGCGGTTACGGCAAGTCGGACCGGCCCTGGAGCGGATACGGATACGACCGGATGGCCGACGACATCCGGGCGGTTGTCGATGCGCTCGGATTGACGAACGCGCGGCTGGTCGGCTTCTCCATGGGGGGAGCGATCGCGATCCGGTATATGAGCCGGCATAACGGCCACGGCATGTCCCGGCTGATTCTGGCCGCAGCGGCGGCGCCCTCGTTCACGATGCAGCCGGATTACCCGTACGGCATGTCCCGGGAAGCGGTCGATTCGCTGATCGCGGGCCTGTACGCCAACCGTCCGCAGACGCTGGACGATTTCGGCAACCTGTTTTTTGCAAGCAACATCACGGAGTCCTTCCGCAGTTGGTTCAACGCGCTGGGGTTGTCGTCCGACGCGCGCGCGACGATCGCAGGGGCGGAAGCGCTGCGCGACGAGGATCTGCGCCCCGATCTGCCGCGCATCCAGACGCCGACGTATATCTTTCACGGCGTCATGGACCGGGTCTGTCTGTTTCCGTTGGCGCTGGAAATGCACAAGGGGATTCGCGGTTCGACGCTGGTTCCGTTCCAGCACAGCGGCCACGGCCTCTTCTACGACGAGCTGGAGTTGTTCAACCGGAGCCTGCTGACGGCGCTGAAGGAGTAG